The nucleotide sequence TCGCGCTGTCTGCTTCTTCAAGATGTGCAGCTCTGGCTTTTGCTATTTCTGCCTCGATTAAAGCACGATTTTGAATTCTATGATGCAAATTATGATGAATAAGAGCTTCCTTCAAAGCTGCCAATGTTAACTTTGCATCACCTACCAACCTTAAAGACTCATAATTTCTTCCAATTTCCATCGGATCAACATCAATATGAATATATGTTGCATCTTCAGGTAGCAACGTCCATGAGTCAGTGCCATTCTGGTTTGTTCGATTCCCCACCAGCAATACAACATCGGCACGCTGGACCATTGGTTTTAAAAATTTCGTGGCACCCCTTTTTCCCATGTAATAGCCAATTGGTCCAATCGTTAAAGGATGTTCTTCATCGACAGAACCTTTTCCCATTGTTGTCGTTGCGACTGGAACTGCGCATTCTTCCTGGATTTGGCGGAGTTCTTCTATTGCACCGGAAGAAATAACGCCACCTCCAGCATAAATAATGGGGCATTCTGCATTTGCAAGCAATTTAGCCGCTTCTTTCATTTTTTCTGGATCTGCAGTCGTTCGATCTAATGGATAATATCCAAGGTTTGCTTTTCTTACTTTTCTAATCGGGTATTTTTTCGTGTCAAGCGTTATATCTTTTGGGCAAAGAAGAACAGCCGGACCCGGTCTTCCGCTCGCTGCGGCCTTGAAAGCCATGTCAACATAGTCTTCAATTCGATCTTCTGTTGGAATTTTTTTAACCCATTTGGCTACTCCGGAAAATAGTTGAAAATGATCGATCTCTTGAAACGCATTTCGTTCCTCATGATTTCTTTGGATCTCATCAACGAGAGCTACAACTGGATGAGAAGCTTTCAAGCATTCCGCCAAACCTGGCACTAATAAAGTTGCCGCTGGCCCATTTTGAGCTGTAACGACAGGTACTGTCCCTGAACACATGGCATATGCTTGAGCCATATAGGAACCGGCATTTTCCTGCCTATATCCAATTTGCCTGATTCCGACGTCCATACACGCCAATGTCACTGTTGGAGGATTGCTTTGTCCAAACAAATATTTCACA is from Pueribacillus theae and encodes:
- a CDS encoding acetolactate synthase catalytic subunit, translating into MANQTANQTETMTNVETATNAERIALALKRNGVKYLFGQSNPPTVTLACMDVGIRQIGYRQENAGSYMAQAYAMCSGTVPVVTAQNGPAATLLVPGLAECLKASHPVVALVDEIQRNHEERNAFQEIDHFQLFSGVAKWVKKIPTEDRIEDYVDMAFKAAASGRPGPAVLLCPKDITLDTKKYPIRKVRKANLGYYPLDRTTADPEKMKEAAKLLANAECPIIYAGGGVISSGAIEELRQIQEECAVPVATTTMGKGSVDEEHPLTIGPIGYYMGKRGATKFLKPMVQRADVVLLVGNRTNQNGTDSWTLLPEDATYIHIDVDPMEIGRNYESLRLVGDAKLTLAALKEALIHHNLHHRIQNRALIEAEIAKARAAHLEEADSAKTSDQSPIRMERFLTELDEQLAEDHIIVADASLSSVWLANYIKAKGTRKFVFPRGIAGLGWGLPMAMGAKIAKPEKKVFCLAGDGGFAHVWSELETCKREEINVVIAVINNEILAYQKLAEQSKWGRSTNACDLTAVDHAKIAEACGVKGIRVESPNEIKGALKEAFATEGPVVIDLLVDPNCIPPLPPMTSLESV